Proteins from one Paenibacillus amylolyticus genomic window:
- a CDS encoding CPBP family intramembrane glutamic endopeptidase — MAISAAIVEELVFRGLFLQAMERLIGSWIALAVTSLFFGLIHLANPGATLWSSIAIFIEAGVLLGAGFLWRRNLWFVMGLHFAWNAFEGMLGIPVSGMALDGLFEVQMTGSTLLTGGSFGLEASIVPIIVSLLIAIPMLMNAYRNGNILSKKRKIF; from the coding sequence TTGGCGATTAGTGCGGCTATTGTAGAAGAGTTGGTGTTCCGTGGTTTGTTCCTGCAAGCGATGGAAAGACTGATCGGAAGCTGGATCGCATTGGCCGTAACTTCACTCTTTTTTGGTTTAATTCATCTCGCTAACCCTGGAGCCACCCTCTGGAGCTCTATCGCGATATTCATAGAAGCAGGTGTGTTACTGGGGGCAGGCTTCCTGTGGCGGCGAAACCTGTGGTTTGTCATGGGACTCCATTTTGCCTGGAATGCGTTTGAGGGCATGTTAGGTATACCCGTTTCGGGCATGGCTTTGGACGGTTTGTTTGAAGTCCAAATGACAGGTTCAACACTTTTGACTGGAGGAAGCTTCGGGCTTGAAGCCTCCATTGTACCGATAATCGTCAGTTTACTGATTGCAATCCCTATGCTGATGAACGCTTACAGGAATGGCAATATTCTAAGTAAGAAAAGAAAAATCTTCTAA
- a CDS encoding NUDIX domain-containing protein yields the protein MERKIRNSAKALIIKDGRMLAIRQEDHGDIIYTLPGGSQNAGETLTEAVKREVAAEIGMDIEPLSLEFVIEGVYGAALHRVDFVFLSEYIGLMDNDSAVLPSDENQTEYEWLEVKNLIQLPLLPSKLRKQIVKLVEGEQTVMYLGSEEDDDLNR from the coding sequence ATGGAAAGAAAGATTCGAAATTCAGCAAAAGCACTGATTATCAAAGATGGGAGAATGCTGGCGATTAGGCAGGAAGATCATGGTGATATCATCTATACCTTGCCTGGTGGAAGCCAGAATGCAGGTGAAACACTAACCGAGGCTGTGAAGAGAGAAGTGGCAGCAGAAATCGGAATGGATATAGAGCCTTTATCATTGGAATTCGTCATTGAAGGAGTCTATGGTGCAGCTCTTCATCGTGTAGATTTTGTTTTTTTATCCGAATACATAGGTTTGATGGACAATGACAGTGCTGTTCTGCCAAGTGACGAAAATCAAACAGAGTATGAATGGCTTGAAGTTAAGAATTTGATCCAATTACCCTTATTGCCCTCAAAATTACGGAAGCAGATCGTTAAGTTGGTTGAGGGAGAACAAACGGTTATGTATTTAGGAAGCGAGGAAGATGACGACCTGAACCGTTAG
- a CDS encoding PRD domain-containing protein, with translation MRFKKTLNNNIALAEDAEGCEVIVIGTGVGFKKVKGQWIEREQIQKTFRIGSDDKYQRLEQFFNDIPLQVINVTDQIIEHGRNQIGKKLNDSILLTLADHIHFAMDRFKSGVDVQNPLHWDIRHLYPVEYRIGAYAVERINEAFEVCLPSTEASSIALHFVNSQFDSGSMNQTIKITQMINDILDIMTNHFGMAMDQETTDFSRFVTHLRYFIVRQLNREVLSFKDQQFLYDVLSERYPSSFQCALKIKEAMEQQRGFAITPDEMVYLMIHIERVTSRSDTG, from the coding sequence ATGAGGTTCAAAAAAACGTTAAACAACAACATCGCCCTGGCAGAGGATGCCGAAGGCTGCGAAGTCATTGTGATCGGAACCGGAGTTGGGTTCAAAAAAGTGAAAGGACAATGGATCGAACGGGAACAGATTCAAAAGACATTTCGAATCGGCTCAGATGACAAATATCAGCGATTGGAGCAATTTTTTAATGATATCCCGCTGCAAGTCATCAACGTTACCGATCAAATCATTGAGCATGGCCGGAACCAAATCGGTAAAAAGCTGAACGATTCCATCCTGCTCACCCTGGCTGATCACATTCACTTTGCGATGGACCGTTTCAAGAGTGGCGTGGACGTGCAGAATCCGCTTCACTGGGATATCCGACATCTGTATCCTGTGGAATACCGTATTGGAGCCTATGCCGTCGAACGAATCAACGAAGCTTTTGAGGTATGTTTGCCATCGACAGAGGCAAGCTCCATCGCTCTTCATTTTGTGAATTCGCAGTTTGATTCCGGCAGCATGAATCAAACGATCAAGATAACCCAAATGATTAATGACATATTAGATATCATGACGAATCATTTTGGAATGGCAATGGATCAGGAAACTACTGATTTTTCCCGTTTCGTTACCCATCTGAGATATTTTATCGTTCGACAATTGAACAGGGAAGTGCTTTCCTTCAAGGATCAGCAGTTTCTGTATGATGTATTGTCAGAGCGATATCCGTCCAGCTTCCAGTGCGCGCTTAAGATAAAAGAAGCGATGGAGCAGCAGCGTGGATTCGCAATTACTCCCGATGAGATGGTGTACCTCATGATTCACATCGAGAGAGTGACATCCCGTTCCGACACGGGTTGA
- a CDS encoding helix-turn-helix domain-containing protein, which produces MKYEFNFDQLCPATYAFQVIGGKWNLPILAILSENDCIRYNELKRRLPGITGTMLTNCLKDLIHAGIVHREQYNEVPPRVEYSLTESGKELVPLIESMVMWGQKNMKTGVQVQDI; this is translated from the coding sequence GTGAAATACGAGTTTAATTTCGATCAGTTATGTCCAGCGACTTATGCATTTCAGGTCATTGGAGGCAAATGGAATCTTCCAATCCTGGCAATCCTCAGTGAAAATGATTGTATACGTTACAATGAATTAAAACGAAGACTGCCTGGCATCACCGGAACGATGCTAACGAACTGTTTGAAGGATCTGATTCATGCCGGGATCGTACATCGGGAGCAATATAATGAGGTGCCACCGAGAGTGGAATATTCGCTCACAGAATCGGGTAAGGAATTGGTTCCTTTAATTGAATCCATGGTCATGTGGGGTCAGAAAAATATGAAAACAGGTGTGCAGGTACAAGATATATAA
- a CDS encoding extracellular solute-binding protein: protein MNRKTKALVLSVCMSTLLLAACSSGSGAEKGSTTDPDSNEAGTTTIHTVTSEYSSAKYPKGDDITNNVWIKRYKEKFNIDVKTDWVSDEYDTKLNLAIASNDLPDVFRVNPSQLRQLVEADMVMDLSEVFDQHASDRLKGYMEADTDSYESGKKDGKLYGIPQMHWGLIEQPDFIWIRNDWKEELGLQDPKSVEDIKNIALKFMEKHGGYGIAVDQSLDYLNLLAIAWNAHPDLWMEDNNGQLVYGSIQPEMKNALAEWSEWYKRGIIDPEFAIKDFNAMNADIVAGKVGMQPYYQWWGYNPGVDTVSNLGKDAIFYPYIIPTVDGKEAKQSIFFANNNYIVMKKGFKNPEKVIEILNDYAYIVDEGNGKESTETLSALLDNDIAHVVGAFRVLNPNSDYEQYEAVSAALESKDTSGLTTSGMWQKYNNSVEFMENATPGAVGDYLQQGAPKNAYGLAKKVLDSENYTKTALWGVTPEILSSYGTTLDDILTEGFTKIIMGSESIDYFDVIVQNWRAAGGDDATQAVNEAYGK, encoded by the coding sequence ATGAACAGGAAAACGAAAGCTTTAGTCTTGTCCGTGTGCATGTCAACCTTATTACTCGCAGCCTGTAGCAGTGGAAGCGGTGCTGAGAAAGGTTCAACAACCGATCCGGATTCCAACGAGGCAGGAACGACAACCATTCACACCGTAACATCTGAATACTCTTCTGCCAAATATCCAAAGGGCGACGACATCACCAACAATGTGTGGATCAAGCGTTACAAAGAGAAGTTTAATATCGATGTGAAAACAGACTGGGTCAGCGATGAGTATGACACCAAATTGAATTTGGCTATCGCATCAAACGATCTGCCTGACGTCTTCAGGGTTAACCCCTCGCAGCTGAGACAGTTGGTCGAAGCCGATATGGTCATGGACCTCTCCGAGGTCTTTGATCAACACGCTTCGGATCGTCTCAAAGGTTATATGGAAGCGGATACAGACAGTTACGAGTCTGGAAAGAAGGACGGCAAGCTGTACGGCATACCGCAAATGCACTGGGGATTAATTGAACAACCAGACTTCATCTGGATTCGGAACGACTGGAAAGAAGAATTAGGGCTCCAGGACCCGAAATCTGTGGAAGACATCAAGAATATCGCACTGAAATTCATGGAAAAGCATGGCGGTTACGGCATAGCAGTAGACCAATCATTGGACTACCTCAACCTGCTCGCGATCGCATGGAATGCGCATCCGGACCTGTGGATGGAAGATAACAATGGACAACTCGTGTACGGCTCCATCCAGCCTGAGATGAAGAATGCACTGGCTGAGTGGTCAGAATGGTACAAGCGAGGCATCATTGATCCGGAATTTGCAATCAAAGACTTCAACGCGATGAACGCGGACATTGTCGCCGGCAAAGTGGGAATGCAGCCTTATTACCAATGGTGGGGTTATAATCCGGGTGTCGATACCGTATCCAACTTGGGTAAGGACGCGATCTTCTACCCTTATATCATTCCTACCGTCGATGGGAAGGAAGCCAAACAATCCATCTTTTTCGCTAACAACAATTATATTGTCATGAAGAAGGGATTCAAGAACCCCGAGAAAGTGATCGAGATTTTGAACGACTATGCTTATATCGTGGATGAAGGCAATGGCAAGGAATCTACAGAAACGCTATCTGCCTTGCTGGATAACGATATTGCCCATGTTGTCGGTGCGTTCCGTGTATTGAATCCGAATTCGGATTATGAGCAATATGAGGCGGTGTCGGCTGCGCTTGAATCCAAGGATACCAGTGGACTTACGACTTCGGGTATGTGGCAAAAATATAATAACAGTGTTGAATTCATGGAGAACGCCACCCCAGGAGCAGTCGGTGATTATTTGCAACAAGGTGCTCCCAAAAATGCATATGGACTCGCCAAAAAAGTACTCGACAGCGAAAACTATACGAAGACAGCCTTATGGGGTGTTACACCAGAGATCCTGTCAAGCTATGGAACAACCTTGGATGATATCCTGACAGAGGGCTTCACCAAGATCATTATGGGTAGCGAAAGTATTGATTATTTTGATGTAATCGTCCAGAACTGGCGAGCGGCCGGAGGAGATGACGCAACCCAGGCCGTCAATGAGGCATACGGAAAATAA
- a CDS encoding LysR family transcriptional regulator, whose product MEIRQLKTFWTLASTCSFHQTAELLSYVPSTITMQIKSLEEELGVKLLDRLGKKVVLTDAGQQFLPYATKILNDVEEAKCISSQHGELAGTVVIGADEVLCAYLLPSLFKRFRAEVPGVRLLFRPLSGQELKSSLREGHADVVFVLDEPVGSKDLHSEFLKDETFQMVVSPDHMLASCSTLVMDDFRKQHFLLTDKNCSYRTYFDQSLLKKGADALTELEFHNVEAIKQCAAAGLGIALLPDMALKKELNEGELVALPWDLSEISFLHKCSGIGKNGSLRPWLLSCRLQRVS is encoded by the coding sequence ATGGAAATACGCCAGTTAAAGACCTTTTGGACACTTGCATCGACCTGCAGCTTTCATCAAACTGCTGAATTATTGAGCTATGTACCGTCTACCATTACCATGCAGATCAAATCGCTGGAAGAAGAACTCGGGGTAAAATTGCTGGATCGATTAGGCAAAAAGGTTGTGTTGACCGATGCCGGACAACAATTCTTGCCGTATGCTACTAAAATCTTAAATGATGTAGAGGAAGCGAAGTGCATATCTAGTCAACACGGGGAATTGGCGGGAACGGTTGTCATCGGAGCAGACGAGGTACTCTGTGCGTATCTTCTTCCATCCTTGTTCAAACGTTTCCGAGCGGAGGTTCCCGGTGTGCGGTTATTGTTCCGCCCGTTATCTGGTCAAGAGCTCAAATCGAGTCTGAGAGAAGGGCATGCAGATGTCGTTTTTGTATTGGATGAACCCGTGGGTTCCAAAGATCTTCACTCCGAGTTTTTAAAGGATGAGACCTTTCAAATGGTGGTTTCTCCCGATCATATGTTAGCATCGTGTTCCACGTTGGTCATGGATGACTTTCGCAAACAACATTTTTTACTGACCGACAAGAACTGTTCGTATCGCACTTATTTTGATCAATCCCTACTGAAAAAAGGTGCGGATGCTCTGACAGAACTGGAGTTTCATAATGTAGAAGCCATCAAACAGTGTGCTGCAGCTGGACTTGGGATTGCGCTGTTGCCTGATATGGCTTTGAAGAAAGAGTTAAATGAGGGGGAATTGGTTGCACTGCCGTGGGATTTATCAGAGATCTCCTTTCTGCACAAATGCTCTGGCATCGGGAAAAATGGATCTCTCCGTCCATGGCTGCTTTCATGCAGGTTGCAAAGAGTGAGTTGA
- a CDS encoding ArsR family transcriptional regulator, which translates to MMLGTDASSLIIYEALASEARLNIVRLLLQNREMHINALAKELYLSKAIVSTHVSKLQKAGIVGSRMKRENGGTYKYCYILQEFMTINLSPEPVDAPYHEVSIPVGHYTDYEAWPTCGIATTTQMIGQYDTPACFMDPDRVNAGILWFARGFLEYKIPNYLNTEQHLQEIEISLELSSEAPQVNENWPSDIRFSLNGAHLGTWTSPGDFGDRKGKHTPLWWKLDVNQYGVLKVLRINGEGTFMDGQRISDVCIHDLQLDSSTYWTLGLQPEEGESGRGGLTLFGKGFGNYDQDILIRYYYEAGESSSSNV; encoded by the coding sequence ATGATGCTTGGCACGGATGCCTCATCCTTGATTATATATGAAGCCCTCGCCAGTGAGGCTCGGTTAAATATCGTTCGTTTATTATTGCAAAACAGGGAAATGCATATTAATGCGCTTGCCAAAGAGCTGTATCTGAGCAAAGCCATCGTCAGTACACATGTGAGCAAATTGCAGAAAGCGGGCATCGTAGGCAGCCGCATGAAGCGTGAGAACGGTGGAACGTATAAGTACTGCTATATTCTGCAAGAATTCATGACAATCAATCTTTCTCCTGAACCAGTCGATGCGCCGTATCATGAAGTCTCTATTCCGGTTGGTCATTATACGGATTATGAAGCTTGGCCGACCTGTGGCATTGCCACTACAACGCAAATGATTGGACAATATGACACACCAGCCTGCTTCATGGACCCGGATCGGGTCAACGCGGGCATTCTTTGGTTCGCACGTGGCTTCCTGGAATATAAGATCCCGAATTATCTGAATACAGAACAGCATCTCCAGGAAATTGAAATCTCACTCGAACTCAGTTCGGAAGCACCCCAAGTCAATGAGAATTGGCCTTCCGATATTCGCTTTTCCCTGAATGGCGCACACCTGGGAACATGGACAAGCCCAGGAGACTTTGGCGATCGGAAAGGCAAGCATACTCCGCTATGGTGGAAATTGGACGTCAACCAGTATGGTGTACTGAAGGTGCTGCGCATTAACGGAGAAGGCACGTTTATGGATGGCCAGCGCATCTCGGATGTGTGTATCCATGATCTGCAACTGGATTCTTCCACGTACTGGACATTGGGATTACAACCGGAAGAAGGGGAATCCGGTCGTGGCGGACTTACGCTGTTCGGAAAAGGGTTCGGTAACTACGATCAGGACATTTTGATTCGCTACTATTACGAGGCAGGGGAATCGTCATCCTCTAATGTATAA
- a CDS encoding alpha/beta fold hydrolase: MNDYETYHIGDTLLQSGQHLPQAFIAYKTYGNLNTAKDNVIVVPTWFAGLHTDNEWLIGTDKALDPSRYFIIAPNMLGNGLSSSPSNTPAPLDRENFPLISMYDNVRAQHQLLTEQFGITKIKLVVGWSLGAMQVFQWGTSYPEMVERIAPFGGTAKSRPHTQLVFEAMIAALRADSNFKNGRYESPPVAGLAAMGRAYAPWGFSQAYYLEQLCRSEGYATLQSYVEDYWDQVFLSFDANDLIAMLRTGIHGDISNNPEDHCNFEQALRKITSPALVMPGSSDLFFTPEDSAYDVQHIPNAVYQQIESKWGHCFGIGANEADSLVIDRHLKQFLET, encoded by the coding sequence ATGAACGATTATGAAACATATCACATTGGAGATACATTACTTCAATCAGGGCAGCATCTCCCGCAAGCTTTTATTGCCTACAAGACCTATGGTAACCTCAATACGGCCAAAGACAATGTTATTGTTGTCCCAACCTGGTTTGCTGGACTTCACACAGATAATGAATGGTTAATTGGAACGGACAAGGCCTTGGACCCCAGTCGGTATTTTATCATTGCACCTAATATGTTAGGGAACGGATTATCGTCCTCTCCGAGCAATACCCCTGCCCCATTGGATAGAGAGAACTTTCCTCTCATCTCCATGTATGACAATGTGCGTGCCCAACATCAACTGCTCACTGAGCAATTCGGTATCACCAAAATCAAACTCGTTGTGGGCTGGTCTCTGGGAGCCATGCAGGTGTTTCAGTGGGGCACGAGTTATCCGGAGATGGTCGAACGAATTGCCCCCTTTGGCGGAACGGCAAAGAGCAGACCGCATACACAGTTGGTATTCGAAGCCATGATCGCAGCGTTACGGGCAGATTCCAATTTTAAAAATGGTAGATATGAGAGCCCTCCGGTTGCCGGTCTTGCAGCGATGGGGAGAGCTTATGCTCCATGGGGATTTTCGCAGGCGTATTATTTGGAGCAATTGTGCCGATCTGAGGGTTACGCTACCTTGCAATCATATGTGGAAGATTACTGGGATCAGGTATTTCTTTCCTTCGATGCTAACGACTTGATTGCCATGCTGCGTACAGGAATACATGGGGATATTAGCAATAATCCCGAGGATCACTGTAACTTTGAACAGGCCCTGCGTAAAATCACCTCTCCTGCACTCGTTATGCCAGGGTCCAGCGACTTGTTCTTTACACCAGAAGACAGTGCGTATGATGTCCAACATATACCCAACGCTGTGTATCAACAGATAGAATCCAAGTGGGGACACTGCTTTGGAATCGGAGCTAACGAAGCGGATTCACTCGTTATCGATCGTCATCTCAAACAATTTTTGGAGACATGA
- a CDS encoding alpha-N-arabinofuranosidase — protein MLTSKMLIDKDFQIAEVDPRVYGSFIEHLGRAVYGGIYDPGHPTADAQGFRQDAIEAIKALNVPIVRYPGGNFVSGYNWEDGVGPVAERKRRLELAWWTIETNAVGTNEFADWAKLVGTEVMMAVNLGTRGIDAARNLVEYCNHPSGTYWSDLRISHGYKDPHQFKTWCLGNEMDGPWQIGAMTAYEYGRIANETAKAMKWVDPQIELVACGSSSRDMKTFADWEATVLDLTYENVDYLSLHQYYNNNKDNTYDFLATSLDLDQFIDSVASICDFVQAKKRSKKKLMLSLDEWNVWKSIGTSRMEERWQIAPPEFEDVYTHEDALAVGCYLITILKHADRVKMACLAQLINTIAPIMTENNGAIWFQTTYFPFMHASNFGRGTVLRSITTSPKYDSKDFTDVPYLEAISVHDEENGTITIFAVNRHLDEQLELNVDLRSFGETTFVEHIVLENNDLKASNTKENPRNVLPHNGGHTTVDQGKVQAVLNKASWNVIRLKTKQA, from the coding sequence ATGCTTACATCCAAGATGCTTATTGATAAAGATTTTCAGATTGCGGAAGTAGATCCACGTGTATATGGTTCCTTTATAGAACATCTGGGACGGGCTGTATATGGCGGCATTTATGATCCAGGTCATCCTACTGCGGATGCTCAAGGTTTCCGTCAGGACGCGATTGAGGCGATCAAGGCGCTGAACGTACCCATCGTTCGTTACCCAGGGGGCAATTTCGTATCCGGTTACAATTGGGAGGACGGCGTTGGTCCGGTAGCGGAGCGTAAACGCAGACTTGAACTGGCATGGTGGACGATCGAAACCAATGCTGTAGGGACAAACGAATTTGCAGACTGGGCCAAGCTGGTAGGTACGGAAGTCATGATGGCTGTTAACTTGGGAACCCGTGGTATTGATGCAGCCAGAAACCTGGTGGAATACTGCAACCACCCATCTGGCACATACTGGAGTGATCTGCGTATCTCTCACGGTTATAAGGACCCGCATCAATTCAAAACATGGTGCCTCGGTAACGAAATGGATGGTCCTTGGCAGATTGGTGCGATGACTGCATATGAATATGGCCGTATTGCGAACGAGACAGCCAAAGCGATGAAGTGGGTTGATCCACAGATCGAACTCGTCGCATGTGGCAGCTCCAGTCGTGACATGAAGACATTTGCAGATTGGGAAGCAACGGTGCTTGATCTTACTTATGAAAATGTGGACTATTTGTCTCTTCATCAGTATTACAACAACAATAAGGACAACACGTATGACTTCCTGGCGACCTCGCTGGATCTGGATCAATTTATTGATAGTGTGGCTTCGATCTGTGATTTTGTACAAGCCAAGAAACGCAGCAAAAAGAAATTGATGCTGTCCCTGGATGAGTGGAATGTCTGGAAATCCATTGGCACAAGCCGTATGGAAGAACGTTGGCAGATTGCCCCTCCAGAGTTCGAAGATGTGTATACACATGAAGATGCACTGGCAGTGGGCTGTTATCTGATCACCATTCTCAAACATGCTGACCGTGTCAAAATGGCTTGCCTTGCGCAGCTGATCAACACCATTGCACCAATCATGACGGAAAATAACGGCGCAATCTGGTTCCAGACAACGTACTTCCCGTTCATGCACGCATCCAACTTCGGACGCGGAACGGTTCTGCGTTCCATCACAACTTCACCTAAATACGATTCCAAAGACTTTACAGATGTCCCGTATCTCGAAGCGATCAGTGTGCACGATGAAGAGAACGGCACGATCACGATCTTTGCGGTGAACAGACATCTGGATGAGCAATTGGAATTGAATGTTGATCTGCGTTCTTTCGGAGAAACCACATTTGTGGAGCATATTGTATTAGAAAACAATGACCTGAAAGCAAGCAACACCAAAGAAAATCCACGCAATGTCCTTCCACACAATGGCGGACACACAACAGTGGATCAAGGTAAAGTTCAAGCTGTGCTGAACAAAGCGTCATGGAACGTGATTCGCCTGAAAACCAAACAGGCTTAA